In the genome of Enterococcus hirae ATCC 9790, one region contains:
- the rpmJ gene encoding 50S ribosomal protein L36, which yields MKVRPSVKPMCEHCKVIRRKGRVMVICPANPKHKQRQG from the coding sequence ATGAAAGTAAGACCATCAGTAAAACCAATGTGCGAACATTGTAAAGTAATTCGTCGTAAAGGACGCGTTATGGTGATTTGCCCAGCAAATCCAAAACATAAACAACGTCAAGGATAA
- the infA gene encoding translation initiation factor IF-1 has translation MAKEDMIEVEGTVVETLPNAMFKVELENGHQVLATVSGKIRMHYIRILPGDKVTVELSPYDLNRGRITYRFK, from the coding sequence GTGGCAAAAGAAGATATGATTGAAGTCGAAGGTACAGTCGTCGAAACTTTGCCGAATGCAATGTTTAAAGTTGAACTAGAAAACGGACACCAAGTTCTTGCTACTGTTTCAGGTAAAATCCGTATGCATTACATCCGTATCTTACCTGGTGACAAAGTGACGGTTGAATTGTCTCCGTATGATTTAAACCGTGGCCGTATTACTTATCGCTTTAAATAA
- a CDS encoding adenylate kinase yields MNLILMGLPGAGKGTQAEKIIDAYHIPHISTGDMFRAAMQNETALGLEAKSYIDKGELVPDEVTNGIVKERLAEPDTEKGFLLDGFPRTLEQAEALDAMLKDLDKKIDAVIDIHVGEDVLVERLAGRFICSNCGATYHKIFNPTKVEDTCDRCGGHEFYQREDDKPETVKNRLAINIKNSEPILAYYKEQGLLNTIDGDREIDAVFTDVQKIIEK; encoded by the coding sequence ATGAACCTCATTTTAATGGGGCTACCAGGCGCAGGTAAAGGAACACAAGCAGAAAAAATCATTGATGCTTATCATATTCCTCACATCTCAACAGGAGACATGTTCCGTGCAGCAATGCAAAATGAAACAGCTCTTGGCTTGGAAGCAAAGTCTTATATTGATAAAGGTGAATTAGTTCCTGATGAAGTAACAAATGGAATCGTGAAAGAGCGCTTAGCTGAACCTGATACGGAAAAAGGCTTCTTATTAGATGGTTTTCCCCGTACACTTGAGCAAGCAGAAGCGCTAGATGCAATGTTAAAAGACTTAGACAAAAAAATTGATGCAGTCATCGATATCCATGTTGGTGAAGATGTATTGGTTGAGCGTTTAGCTGGCCGATTCATTTGCAGCAATTGTGGAGCAACTTATCATAAAATTTTTAACCCTACAAAAGTTGAAGATACATGTGATCGTTGTGGTGGGCATGAATTCTATCAAAGAGAAGATGATAAACCTGAGACGGTTAAAAATCGTCTGGCTATCAACATCAAAAATAGTGAACCAATCTTGGCCTATTACAAAGAACAAGGTTTGCTAAACACTATCGATGGTGATCGTGAAATCGATGCTGTATTTACTGATGTCCAAAAAATTATTGAAAAATAG
- the secY gene encoding preprotein translocase subunit SecY, whose protein sequence is MFKLLKDAFKVKDIRSKILFTVFVLFVFRLGAHITVPGVNASSLQNLSSLPFFNMLNLVSGSAMQNFSIFSMGVSPYITASIVIQLLQMDIVPRFVEWSKQGEVGRKKLNQATRYLTLVLAFVQSVGITAGFNQYAQLGFVNNPNVSTYVTIGLILTAGTMFVTWLGEQITEKGIGNGVSMIIFAGIISRLPESVKEIYEDYFVNINQSDIWKSAIFIAILIVAILLIVTCVTFFQQAERKIPIQYTKRVAGAPTSSYLPLKVNAAGVIPVIFASSFIATPNAVLQALSGRFGAENWYKIMMQIFNYNTAPGATIYTILIVAFTFFYAFVQVNPEKLAENLQKQGSYIPSVRPGKGTEEYVSSLLMRLSTVGAIFLGLVALLPIIAQMIWNLPQSIGLGGTSLLIVIGVALETAKQLEGLMLKRKYVGFIE, encoded by the coding sequence ATGTTCAAACTGTTAAAAGATGCTTTTAAAGTAAAAGACATTAGATCCAAAATCCTATTTACTGTTTTTGTTCTATTTGTGTTTCGCTTAGGTGCACATATCACTGTGCCCGGAGTAAATGCTAGTTCATTGCAAAACCTTTCTTCTTTGCCTTTTTTCAACATGTTGAACTTGGTGAGTGGTAGTGCGATGCAAAACTTCTCCATCTTCTCAATGGGGGTTTCGCCTTACATTACAGCTTCGATCGTTATCCAATTGTTACAAATGGATATCGTGCCACGTTTTGTTGAATGGTCAAAACAAGGGGAGGTTGGTCGTAAGAAGTTGAATCAAGCAACTCGATACCTGACATTAGTATTGGCATTTGTCCAATCTGTTGGGATCACTGCTGGATTTAACCAGTATGCTCAACTAGGTTTTGTGAATAACCCTAACGTTTCAACCTATGTTACTATCGGTCTGATTTTGACTGCGGGTACAATGTTTGTCACTTGGTTAGGAGAACAAATCACAGAAAAAGGAATCGGTAACGGAGTATCAATGATCATCTTTGCAGGGATCATTTCTCGACTTCCTGAAAGTGTAAAAGAAATTTATGAAGACTATTTCGTAAATATCAATCAATCAGATATCTGGAAATCTGCAATTTTCATTGCTATTTTAATCGTTGCAATCCTATTGATCGTAACGTGCGTTACATTTTTCCAACAAGCTGAACGCAAAATCCCAATTCAATATACGAAACGTGTAGCAGGGGCGCCAACAAGTAGTTATCTACCGTTGAAAGTCAATGCGGCTGGGGTTATCCCGGTTATCTTTGCAAGTTCGTTTATTGCGACACCTAATGCGGTTTTACAAGCATTGAGTGGAAGATTTGGGGCTGAAAACTGGTATAAAATAATGATGCAGATCTTTAACTATAATACTGCACCTGGTGCAACTATTTATACGATCTTGATCGTCGCATTCACATTCTTCTATGCTTTTGTTCAAGTAAACCCTGAGAAATTAGCGGAAAACTTACAAAAACAAGGAAGCTATATACCAAGCGTACGTCCTGGTAAAGGAACTGAAGAGTATGTCTCAAGCTTATTGATGCGTTTAAGTACAGTCGGTGCGATTTTCCTTGGTTTAGTGGCTTTATTACCGATCATTGCTCAAATGATTTGGAATCTGCCTCAGTCCATTGGGTTAGGTGGTACTAGCTTACTGATCGTCATCGGTGTAGCTTTAGAAACTGCGAAACAGTTAGAAGGCTTAATGCTGAAACGTAAGTACGTTGGATTTATCGAGTAA
- the rplO gene encoding 50S ribosomal protein L15 — MKLHELKPAEGSRQVRNRVGRGTSSGNGKTAGRGQKGQKARSGGGVRLGFEGGQTPLFRRLPKRGFTNVNRKDYAVINLDVLNRFEDGAEVTPVALVEAGIVKNEKSGIKVLANGELTKKLTVKAAKFSKAAEEAIVAAGGSIEVI; from the coding sequence ATGAAACTTCATGAATTAAAACCTGCAGAAGGTTCACGACAAGTACGTAACCGTGTTGGACGTGGTACTTCTTCTGGTAACGGAAAAACTGCTGGACGTGGTCAAAAAGGTCAAAAAGCTCGTTCAGGCGGTGGTGTACGTCTAGGATTTGAAGGGGGTCAAACTCCATTATTCCGTCGTTTACCAAAACGTGGTTTCACAAACGTGAACCGCAAAGATTATGCAGTCATCAACCTTGATGTACTAAATCGTTTTGAAGATGGTGCTGAAGTAACTCCAGTTGCTTTAGTAGAAGCTGGAATCGTGAAAAACGAAAAATCTGGAATCAAAGTATTAGCTAACGGTGAGTTAACTAAGAAATTGACTGTGAAAGCCGCAAAATTCTCTAAGGCAGCTGAAGAAGCAATCGTTGCTGCTGGTGGGTCAATTGAGGTGATCTAA
- the rpmD gene encoding 50S ribosomal protein L30: MAELKVTLKRSIIGRPQNQRDTVKALGLTKINSSVVKPANEAIKGMINTVSHLVDVEEI, encoded by the coding sequence ATGGCTGAATTAAAAGTTACTTTAAAACGCAGTATTATCGGACGTCCTCAAAACCAACGTGATACAGTAAAAGCGTTAGGTCTTACAAAGATTAACAGCTCAGTGGTTAAACCTGCTAATGAAGCAATCAAAGGCATGATCAACACTGTTTCTCACTTGGTGGACGTTGAAGAAATCTAA
- the rpsE gene encoding 30S ribosomal protein S5, with protein MVYIDPKHLELEDRVVAINRVTKVVKGGRRLRFAALVVVGDKNGHVGFGTGKAQEVPEAIRKAIEDAKKNLVEVPMVGSTIPHEVIGAFSGGRILMKPAVEGSGVAAGGPVRAVLELAGVADITSKSLGSNTPINVVRATVEGLKQLKRAEEVAELRGKSVEELIG; from the coding sequence ATGGTTTATATCGATCCAAAACATTTGGAATTAGAAGACCGCGTTGTTGCAATTAACCGTGTAACAAAAGTTGTTAAAGGTGGACGTCGTCTACGTTTTGCTGCTTTAGTTGTTGTCGGTGACAAAAACGGACATGTAGGATTTGGTACTGGTAAAGCACAAGAAGTACCTGAAGCAATCCGTAAAGCAATTGAAGATGCGAAGAAAAACTTAGTTGAAGTACCTATGGTTGGTTCAACAATCCCACACGAAGTCATCGGTGCTTTTAGTGGTGGTAGAATCCTAATGAAACCTGCTGTTGAAGGTTCTGGGGTTGCTGCTGGTGGACCAGTTCGTGCCGTATTGGAATTAGCAGGGGTAGCAGATATCACTTCTAAATCTTTAGGTTCAAATACACCAATCAACGTTGTTCGTGCAACTGTTGAAGGTTTGAAACAATTGAAACGTGCAGAAGAAGTTGCAGAACTTCGCGGCAAATCAGTTGAAGAATTAATCGGATAA
- the rplR gene encoding 50S ribosomal protein L18 has translation MITKPDKNKTRQKRHRRVRNNISGTAERPRLNVFRSNKNIYAQIIDDVAGVTLASASTLDKEISGGTKTEAAQAVGKLVAERATEKGIKVVVFDRGGYLYHGRVQALAEAARENGLEF, from the coding sequence GTGATTACAAAACCAGATAAGAACAAAACACGTCAGAAAAGACATCGTCGTGTACGTAACAATATCTCTGGTACTGCTGAGCGCCCACGCTTGAACGTTTTTCGTTCTAACAAAAACATCTACGCTCAAATTATTGATGACGTAGCGGGTGTAACGCTAGCAAGTGCCTCTACCTTGGATAAAGAAATTTCAGGTGGAACAAAAACAGAAGCAGCACAAGCTGTCGGTAAATTAGTTGCTGAACGTGCAACTGAAAAAGGCATTAAAGTAGTAGTCTTTGACCGTGGTGGATACCTTTACCATGGCCGTGTGCAAGCTTTAGCTGAAGCTGCTCGCGAAAATGGACTAGAATTTTAG
- the rplF gene encoding 50S ribosomal protein L6: MSRIGNKVVVIPEGVTVTQDGNNITVKGPKGELTRTFSSDIKMNIEGNEVTFTRPNDSKEMKTIHGTTRANFNNMVVGVSEGFQKALELIGVGYRAQLQGSKLVLNVGYSHPVEITPPAGVTVEVPANTQVIVKGANKEEVGELAANIRGTRPPEPYKGKGIRYVGEYVRRKEGKTGK; encoded by the coding sequence GTGAGCCGTATTGGAAATAAAGTTGTTGTGATCCCTGAAGGAGTAACAGTTACTCAAGATGGAAACAACATTACAGTTAAAGGACCTAAAGGTGAATTAACACGTACTTTCTCTTCTGATATCAAAATGAATATCGAAGGAAACGAAGTGACTTTCACTCGTCCAAATGACAGTAAAGAAATGAAAACAATCCATGGAACAACTCGTGCTAACTTCAACAACATGGTTGTAGGTGTTAGTGAAGGATTCCAAAAAGCATTAGAATTGATCGGGGTTGGGTACCGTGCGCAATTACAAGGATCAAAACTTGTCTTGAACGTAGGTTACTCACATCCAGTAGAAATCACACCACCAGCTGGCGTAACTGTTGAAGTACCAGCTAACACACAAGTAATTGTTAAAGGTGCGAACAAAGAAGAAGTTGGCGAATTAGCTGCGAACATTCGCGGAACTCGTCCTCCAGAACCTTATAAAGGTAAAGGTATTCGTTATGTTGGCGAATATGTACGCCGTAAAGAAGGTAAAACTGGTAAATAG
- the rpsH gene encoding 30S ribosomal protein S8 — MVMTDPIADFLTRIRNANMVKHESLEVPASKIKRDIAEILKREGFVRDVEYIEDDKQGVIRVFLKFGKNGERVITNLKRISKPGLRAYVKADEVPKVLNGLGIAIISTSEGVVTDKEAREKNIGGEVIAYVW; from the coding sequence ATGGTCATGACAGATCCAATTGCAGATTTTCTAACTCGTATCCGTAATGCAAACATGGTTAAACATGAGTCTTTAGAAGTTCCTGCATCAAAAATTAAACGTGACATCGCTGAAATCTTAAAACGTGAAGGTTTCGTTCGTGATGTTGAATATATCGAAGATGACAAACAAGGCGTGATCCGTGTTTTCCTAAAATTTGGTAAAAACGGCGAACGTGTTATCACTAACTTAAAACGTATCTCTAAACCAGGTTTGCGTGCTTATGTCAAAGCTGACGAAGTACCAAAAGTATTGAACGGTTTAGGTATCGCAATCATTTCGACTTCTGAAGGTGTTGTTACTGATAAAGAAGCTCGTGAAAAAAATATCGGCGGCGAAGTTATCGCTTACGTATGGTAA
- a CDS encoding type Z 30S ribosomal protein S14 encodes MAKKSMIAKNKRPAKHSTQAYTRCERCGRPHSVYRKFHLCRICFRELAYKGQIPGVKKASW; translated from the coding sequence GTGGCTAAAAAATCAATGATTGCTAAAAACAAACGCCCTGCAAAACATTCAACACAAGCTTACACTCGTTGCGAACGTTGCGGACGTCCACATTCAGTTTATCGTAAGTTCCATCTTTGCCGTATTTGCTTCCGCGAACTTGCCTATAAAGGTCAAATTCCCGGCGTGAAGAAAGCTAGCTGGTAA
- the rplE gene encoding 50S ribosomal protein L5: MNRLKEKYLKEVTPSLMEKFNYSSVMQTPKVEKIVINMGVGDAVSNAKNLDKAVEELTLITGQKPMITKAKKSIAGFRLREGMPIGAKVTLRGERMYEFLDKLVSVSLPRVRDFHGVSKKAFDGRGNYTLGIKEQLIFPEVDYDLVDKVRGMDIVIVTTANSDEESRELLTQLGMPFQK, encoded by the coding sequence ATGAACCGCCTAAAAGAAAAATATCTTAAAGAAGTAACTCCATCATTGATGGAAAAATTTAACTATAGCTCTGTTATGCAAACACCTAAAGTTGAAAAAATCGTCATCAACATGGGTGTTGGTGATGCGGTATCAAACGCTAAAAACTTAGATAAAGCAGTTGAAGAATTAACTTTGATCACTGGACAAAAACCAATGATTACTAAAGCTAAAAAATCAATCGCTGGATTCCGTTTACGTGAAGGAATGCCAATTGGGGCAAAAGTTACCTTGCGCGGAGAAAGAATGTACGAATTTCTAGACAAATTGGTTTCAGTTTCTCTACCACGTGTACGTGACTTCCATGGTGTAAGTAAAAAAGCCTTTGACGGTCGTGGAAACTATACTTTAGGTATTAAAGAACAATTGATCTTCCCAGAAGTAGATTACGATTTAGTAGATAAAGTACGTGGTATGGACATCGTTATTGTAACGACAGCTAACTCAGATGAAGAATCTCGTGAGTTGTTGACACAATTAGGCATGCCATTCCAAAAATAA
- the rplX gene encoding 50S ribosomal protein L24 has translation MFVKKGDKVKVITGKDKNKEGVVLAAFPKKDKVIVEGVNVVKKHQKPSQAAPQGGIVEMEAPIHVSNVMVIDSTGVAGRVGYKEVDGKKVRVSKKTGEVLDNK, from the coding sequence ATGTTTGTTAAAAAAGGCGATAAAGTTAAAGTTATCACTGGAAAAGACAAAAATAAAGAAGGCGTTGTATTAGCAGCGTTTCCGAAAAAAGATAAAGTCATTGTCGAAGGTGTGAATGTTGTTAAAAAACACCAAAAACCTTCTCAAGCTGCTCCTCAAGGTGGAATTGTTGAGATGGAAGCACCAATTCATGTTTCTAACGTGATGGTGATCGACTCTACTGGCGTAGCTGGCCGAGTTGGCTACAAAGAAGTAGATGGCAAAAAAGTCCGCGTTTCTAAAAAAACCGGTGAAGTTTTAGATAATAAATAA
- the rplN gene encoding 50S ribosomal protein L14: MIQAESRLKVADNSGAREILTIKVLGGSGRKTANIGDVIVATVKQATPGGVVKKGDVVKAVIVRTKSGARRTDGSYIKFDENAAVIIRDDKSPRGTRIFGPVARELRENNFMKIVSLAPEVL, translated from the coding sequence GTGATCCAAGCAGAAAGTCGTTTAAAAGTCGCTGATAATTCAGGCGCACGTGAAATTTTGACGATCAAAGTCCTTGGTGGTTCTGGTCGTAAAACTGCTAACATCGGTGATGTGATCGTTGCTACGGTTAAACAAGCAACGCCAGGTGGGGTTGTCAAAAAAGGTGACGTCGTAAAAGCCGTTATCGTTCGAACAAAATCAGGAGCTCGTCGTACAGACGGTTCATATATTAAATTTGATGAAAATGCTGCAGTGATTATTCGTGATGATAAAAGCCCTCGTGGAACGCGTATCTTTGGGCCGGTTGCACGTGAACTACGTGAAAACAACTTCATGAAGATCGTTTCACTAGCACCAGAAGTTTTATAA
- the rpsQ gene encoding 30S ribosomal protein S17 has translation MTEERNQRKVYQGRVVSDKMDKTITVSVETKKNHPIYGKRMNYSKKYKVHDENNTAKVGDIVKIMETRPLSATKRFRLLEVVEEAVII, from the coding sequence ATGACTGAAGAAAGAAATCAACGCAAAGTTTATCAAGGTCGCGTGGTATCTGACAAAATGGATAAAACCATTACAGTTTCTGTTGAAACAAAGAAAAACCACCCTATCTATGGCAAACGCATGAACTATTCTAAGAAATACAAAGTGCATGATGAAAACAACACAGCTAAAGTTGGCGACATCGTGAAAATTATGGAAACTCGTCCATTATCAGCTACAAAACGTTTCCGTTTGTTGGAAGTAGTCGAAGAAGCAGTTATTATCTAA
- the rpmC gene encoding 50S ribosomal protein L29 produces the protein MKVKEIRELTTAEMLDQEKQLKEELFNLRFQLATGQLENTARIKEVRKSIARIKTVLREQAK, from the coding sequence ATGAAGGTTAAAGAAATCAGAGAATTAACCACTGCCGAAATGCTTGATCAAGAAAAACAATTAAAAGAAGAATTGTTTAATCTTAGATTCCAATTAGCAACAGGTCAATTAGAAAACACTGCACGTATTAAAGAAGTACGTAAATCGATTGCACGCATCAAAACTGTATTGCGTGAACAAGCTAAGTAA
- the rplP gene encoding 50S ribosomal protein L16, whose product MLVPKRVKHRREFRGKMRGEAKGGKEVAFGEYGLQAVDSHWITNRQIEAARIAMTRYMKRGGKVWIKIFPHKSYTAKAIGVRMGSGKGAPEGWVAPVKRGKIMFEIAGVSEEVAREALRLASHKLPMKTKIVKREEMGGESNEG is encoded by the coding sequence ATGTTAGTACCTAAACGTGTAAAACACCGTCGTGAATTCCGCGGAAAAATGCGCGGGGAAGCCAAAGGTGGTAAAGAAGTAGCATTCGGTGAATACGGTTTGCAAGCTGTTGATTCACATTGGATCACTAACCGCCAAATCGAAGCTGCTCGTATCGCAATGACTCGTTACATGAAACGTGGTGGGAAAGTATGGATTAAAATTTTCCCTCACAAATCTTATACTGCCAAAGCAATTGGGGTACGTATGGGTTCTGGTAAAGGGGCACCTGAAGGATGGGTTGCACCAGTAAAACGTGGTAAAATCATGTTTGAAATTGCAGGCGTGTCTGAAGAAGTGGCTCGTGAAGCGTTACGTCTAGCTTCTCACAAATTACCAATGAAAACTAAGATCGTAAAACGTGAGGAAATGGGTGGTGAATCGAATGAAGGTTAA
- the rplV gene encoding 50S ribosomal protein L22 produces the protein MAEQITSAKATAKTVRTSPRKARLVIDLIRGKSVADAISILKFTPNKSAGIIEKVLMSAVANAENNFDLDVENLVVSEAFVNEGPTMKRFRPRAKGSASPINKRTSHITVVVSEK, from the coding sequence ATGGCAGAACAAATCACATCAGCTAAAGCAACTGCAAAAACAGTTCGCACTTCACCTCGAAAAGCCCGTTTAGTAATTGACCTTATCAGAGGTAAAAGTGTTGCGGATGCAATTTCAATCTTGAAATTCACACCAAACAAATCTGCTGGAATCATTGAAAAAGTATTGATGTCAGCAGTTGCGAATGCAGAAAACAATTTTGACTTAGATGTTGAAAACTTGGTAGTATCTGAAGCATTTGTTAACGAAGGACCAACAATGAAACGTTTCCGTCCACGTGCAAAAGGATCAGCTTCTCCAATCAACAAACGTACAAGTCATATCACGGTAGTCGTATCAGAAAAATAA
- the rpsS gene encoding 30S ribosomal protein S19 has protein sequence MGRSLKKGPFVDEHLMNKVEAQAGVEKKKVIKTWSRRSTIFPSFVGYTIAVYDGRKHVPVYIQEDMVGHKLGEFAPTRTYRGHAADDKKTKR, from the coding sequence ATGGGTCGTAGTTTAAAGAAAGGACCTTTCGTTGATGAGCATTTAATGAACAAAGTTGAAGCTCAAGCAGGGGTTGAAAAGAAAAAAGTTATCAAAACTTGGTCTCGTCGTTCGACCATTTTCCCAAGTTTTGTTGGATATACCATCGCAGTATACGATGGACGTAAACACGTACCAGTTTACATCCAAGAAGATATGGTAGGACACAAACTAGGTGAATTCGCACCAACAAGAACTTATCGTGGCCATGCTGCAGACGATAAGAAAACGAAACGCTAA
- the rplB gene encoding 50S ribosomal protein L2, which translates to MAIKKYKPTSNGRRNMTGSDFAEITTSTPEKSLLQPLKNHAGRNNNGRITVRHQGGGHKRQYRVIDFKRNKDNVVATVQTIEYDPNRSANIALVHYEDGVKAYILAPKGLQVGMKLVSGPDADIKVGNALPLENIPVGTVIHNIEMKPGKGGQLIRSAGTSAQVLGKEGKYVLIRLNSGEVRMILAACRATIGSVGNEQHELINIGKAGRSRWMRKRPTVRGSVMNPNDHPHGGGEGKAPIGRKAPVSPWGQPALGYKTRDKKAKSDKLIVRRRKNK; encoded by the coding sequence GTGGCGATTAAAAAGTACAAACCTACCTCAAATGGTCGTCGTAACATGACAGGTTCTGATTTTGCTGAAATCACAACATCAACACCTGAAAAATCATTGTTACAACCATTGAAAAACCATGCTGGACGTAACAATAACGGCCGCATCACTGTACGTCACCAAGGCGGCGGACACAAACGCCAATATCGCGTGATCGACTTCAAACGTAATAAAGATAACGTTGTTGCAACTGTTCAAACGATCGAATACGATCCAAACCGTTCAGCTAACATCGCGTTAGTACACTATGAAGATGGAGTGAAAGCTTACATCTTAGCACCAAAAGGACTACAAGTTGGAATGAAACTTGTTTCAGGTCCAGATGCAGATATCAAAGTCGGAAATGCTCTTCCTTTAGAAAACATTCCAGTTGGTACTGTTATCCACAATATTGAAATGAAACCTGGTAAAGGTGGACAATTAATCCGTTCTGCTGGTACAAGTGCTCAAGTACTTGGTAAAGAAGGCAAATACGTATTGATCCGCTTAAACTCTGGTGAAGTTCGTATGATCTTAGCTGCTTGCCGTGCAACAATCGGTTCAGTAGGTAACGAACAACACGAATTGATCAACATCGGTAAAGCTGGACGCTCTCGTTGGATGCGTAAACGCCCAACTGTACGTGGTAGCGTAATGAACCCTAACGATCACCCACACGGTGGTGGTGAAGGTAAAGCTCCTATCGGACGTAAAGCACCAGTTTCTCCTTGGGGACAACCAGCACTTGGTTACAAAACTCGTGATAAAAAAGCTAAATCAGACAAACTTATTGTTCGTCGTCGTAAAAATAAATAA
- the rplW gene encoding 50S ribosomal protein L23, whose amino-acid sequence MNLLDVIKRPVITEKSMLAMDDKKYTFEVDTRANKTLVKQAVEAAFDVKVKNVNIVNVRAKFKRMGKYAGYTKKRRKAIVTLTEDSKEIQLFEAAE is encoded by the coding sequence ATGAACTTACTAGACGTAATCAAACGCCCAGTGATCACTGAAAAATCAATGCTTGCCATGGATGACAAGAAATATACTTTTGAAGTGGACACTCGTGCAAACAAAACTTTAGTAAAACAAGCGGTTGAAGCTGCTTTTGACGTAAAAGTTAAAAACGTGAACATCGTGAACGTACGTGCGAAATTCAAACGTATGGGCAAATATGCAGGATATACAAAAAAACGTCGCAAAGCGATCGTTACATTGACTGAAGATTCAAAAGAAATCCAATTATTCGAAGCTGCTGAATAA
- the rplD gene encoding 50S ribosomal protein L4 — MPNVALFKQDGSQNGEITLNEEIFGIEPNESVVYDAIVMQRASLRQGTHAVKNRSAVRGGGRKPWRQKGTGRARQGSIRSPQWRGGGVVFGPTPRSYSYKLPKKVRRLAMKSVLSEKVAENNLVAIEGLSFDAPKTKEFKQVLANLSIDSKVLVVLENGNDFAALSARNLPNVTVVTSDNVSVLDVVSNTKVLATQTALTQIEEVLA, encoded by the coding sequence ATGCCGAATGTAGCATTATTCAAACAAGATGGAAGCCAAAACGGTGAAATCACACTTAACGAAGAAATCTTCGGAATTGAACCAAATGAAAGTGTTGTTTACGATGCAATCGTTATGCAACGTGCGTCATTAAGACAAGGAACACATGCGGTTAAAAACCGTAGTGCTGTTCGAGGCGGTGGACGTAAACCATGGCGTCAAAAAGGAACTGGTCGTGCTCGTCAAGGATCAATCCGCTCACCACAATGGCGTGGAGGTGGCGTAGTCTTTGGACCAACACCACGTTCTTACAGCTACAAACTTCCTAAAAAAGTTCGTCGTTTAGCAATGAAATCTGTATTGTCAGAAAAAGTTGCTGAAAACAACTTGGTAGCAATTGAAGGATTAAGCTTCGATGCACCAAAAACAAAAGAATTTAAACAAGTTCTTGCTAACTTATCTATTGACTCTAAAGTATTGGTTGTTCTAGAGAATGGTAACGACTTTGCTGCTTTATCAGCACGTAACTTACCAAACGTAACTGTAGTAACTTCTGATAACGTAAGTGTTCTAGATGTTGTTTCAAATACAAAAGTGTTAGCAACACAAACTGCTCTTACTCAAATTGAGGAGGTGCTTGCATAA